The segment ACCCTAAATTAAGGTAAAGTATGTTGACCCTTGTGAAGATACTTGGAAGATGCAATggaaatttgattatttaaacaTGTTAGAATTGATCATTAAATGTATTAAATAGGGTTATCAATAATAGtactatattataataaatccaatatcaaataattgaccaaaaatatcaaatttacaAACAAAGGCGGAATTgggattttattttatgtttctaaAATTTAGAATGATATCTAAAGGCGataataaaattctaaatttaatatttatttatttaacatattttgtgatataaatatattatttaactgAACTTGTCGATACAAAGAAGTCAAAGTTGTCAACTTtagatattgttattattataatataaaatatgaacataaatgGGAAAAGAATGGCTGCTAATTGGATGGGTCCTTAATATATTAGTGCTACTAAttactttttatctttttatttttgcctGACAAAGTGACTAACtttatctaaaaataataaaggaatAAAGCATAACTATTATTGGTGTTTGGTGTTCCCTTTTAAGGCTTTCGGATTCGCTTGCGTAAGGCCCAGAGGCGGAGTCAGGATTTTCAATAAGGGGATTCTTAATATGTAGAGATAGACACCTGAAATAGCCGAAGGAGATTCAATATCtgctatatatacatataataatattttaaccatgtataaataatatatttttttccgaATGGGGTTCGAATGAACCCTTTCGTACAAAGTGGCTTCGCCTTTGATAAGACCATTAAAAGAGGAAGCGCTCCCTATCATTTTTCTGTTCTCGAAGTTTAAATTCGAGATATTTGATTAAAGGCGAAAGAATAAAAACTATCCATCCCACCACAATTCATGGTGTCTAGAGAATTTCAACATCCAATACCTAAAAGAAGgaatcaaagaaaatataaaatactcaTCAAGAGTCATAGTGGTCTACttaaataatatgatattgACCCTGCCAAGATTATTGAAAGATGTAATTTATCATTAAATGTAAATTTAACATGttatacaattaaatattataaggataTGAGTATTTTAAGTTGGAAAtaggataaataaaaaaaagccAGATACTAAATCCAACACCAAACAAGAAATAAAGCAACATCCACATGGTACATGTGGGGAAAAAAAGTAGTTAAAGTTCCCATCATTAGGTGGTGTAATAATATAAACGCAGAATCAAGATTTAAAGTTTATGAATTCAGAACTCATCACTAAATTTTTTGCTCATTTTAGTTAGTGAATTCGCGAGTAAATATTTATACGTATCTGATGAATTTCCTAATATAACTACGGTATCTAAGCAAAAGATAGTGAGTTCGATCAAAAACTTACCTAATACAGTAGCTCTGCCCCTAATATAATATGcactaaacaaagaaaaaggaaaaagcatGGCTTGCAAGTAGCCTAgcattcaagtttttttttttctcagcAAAAagctacatttttttttgtatgaaattaGAATTCTTACAGCCAATTGggaaatttaagttttattttatgtctgATAGAATGTGGAATAAGAATACACATATAATAAAAAGAGCTCGTAAAGAGTAATACTCGTATAACGATTCTTATATTACCAACAAAGAAGGGTGATCATTGTGTTTTTAATCAGAAGTCTTTGATTCGAGTTGAGAAAATAGAGGTAGCTTTTCTTAGGAAGGAGTTTCAACTAAaactattttatgttttatgttctTATTTAATTGTTCCTTTCAACTTTAGTCTTTTAATTTCTATCACATGATACTTCACTTTCTCCCacacataatataatacattaaGTAACATGAGGGTATCTATTGTTTAAACAATTCTAAATCTTGATCTAGATGACCAATCAAAACTATAGGACTAGAGCACTATACATGTTAGTACTTCAAAGAAggaaaaatcatcaaattttctTCCATGGATATATAATTAGTTCATGTATTTAGAGTTCTTTTAGCTAATTTGTAGCCATGAAGTTGTTGAATATCCTTCTTGTTTTGTTCATTGTTAGTTGTTTGTCATGGCCTAGTATGCAAAGCGATTTAGAGACTTATATAGTTCAAGTTGAATCTCCAGAAAGCCAAGTTTCAACTCAATCAATGTCAATGGATTTAGAAAGTTGGTACAATTCTTTTTTGCCAAAGAGTATAGAAAGCACGAGCTCGAGTGAAGAGGTGCCGCGTTTGATATACTCATATCACAATGTGATGAAAGGCTTTGCTGCAAGATTATCAGCAGAGCAAGTGAAAGAAATGGAGAAGAAATCAGGCTTTGTGAATGCGTGGCCGGAGAAGATATTGTCTTTGCACACTACACGTACTCCGAGTTTTCTTGGATTGAAGCAGAACATTGGCTTGTGGAGGGATTCCAACTATGGGAAAGGCGTGATCATCGGAGTGTTGGACTCTGGGATTTTTCCAGACCATCCTTCATTTAGCGACAAAGGAATGCCTCCTCCGCCTGCTAAATGGAAGGGAAAATGTGAATCGAACTTCACTACTAAGTGTAACAACAAGCTCATTGGAGCACGGACATTCCCAAAGGAAAATGGTTCGCCAATAGATGATGATGGACATGGTACACACACCGCCAGCATTGCTGCTGGCGGTTTTGTGAAAGGTGCAAATGTGTATGGAAATGCTAATGGCACTGCTGTTGGTGTTGCCCCTCTTGCTCACCTAGCCATTTATAAGGTTTGTGATTCGTTTGGTTGCTCTGACAGTGGGATTCTAGCTGCTATGGATGTAGCTATTGATGACGGAGTTGATATCCTATCGCTGTCTCTTGGTTCGAGTACTAGTCCCTTCCATAGTGATTCTATTGCACTCGGTGCGTATAGTGCAACACAAAGAGgtatttttgtaagttgctCTGCTGGTAATAGTGGTCCATCCGAACATACTGTTGCAAATGAAGCCCCGTGGATTCTCACAGTAGGCGCGAGCAGTCTTGACAGGAAATTTAAGGCAACAGTTGAGCTAGGAAACAAAAAAGTGTTTGAAGGCGAATCGGCTTTTCACTCAAAGTTTTTCAGTACAAAATTCTTCCCTTTGTTTGATCCATCACTAACTGCTATTGACTCTGACAGCTCTTATTGCGGACCAGGTATGTTGACTGACCTTGCTGTTAAAGGCAAAATAGTCTTGTGTTTGATAGGTGGCGGTTATACGAGGATTTCAAAAGGACAATCTGTTAAGGATGCTGGAGGTGTTGGCATGATTCTGATAAATAACTTTGAAGACGGTTTCACTACATCAGCTGACGCTCATGTCCTTCCAGCAATGGATGTAACTTATGAAGATGGAATGAAAATCATCGACTATGTGAATTCAACGAAGAAACATGTTGCTCGGATTGCATTCCATGGAACTATACTCGGAGATAAAAATGCTCCGGTTGTTGCTGGATTTTCTTCTAGAGGGCCAAGCATAGCTACTCGCGGAATCTTAAAACCTGACATTATTGGTCCTGGTGTTAATATTCTTGCTGCTTGGCCTACCTCCATGGAGAACAACACAAACACGAAATCTACCTTCAATATTATTTCGGGTACCTCCATGTCTTGTCCTCACCTCAGTGGAGTAGCAGCATTGCTAAAAAGCGCTCACCCCACTTGGTCTCCTGCAGCTATTAAATCCGCAATCATGACAACTGCTTATACAGTAAACCTCGCCAACAATCCCATCATAGATGAAACGCTCCTTCCTGCTAACATTTATGCCATCGGTGCAGGACATGTCAATCCATCCAGAGCAAATGATCCGGGACTAATTTATGATACCCCTTTCAAGGACTACTTACGCTATTTGTGTGGTTTGAATTACACAAACCGACAGGTTGGAAACCTTCTACAACATAAGGTGGATTGCTCGGAAGTGAAAAGTATTCCTGAAGCACAACTAAATTATCCTTCATTTTCCATCATGCTCAGAGAAAATCCTCAAACATATACAAGAACAGTGACTAAAGTCGGGGAGGCTAAATCATCTTACATTGTGGAAATAGTTTCACCACAAGGAGTTTCTGTGACTGTTACGCCCTCTACTCTAAAGTTCTCGAAGATGAACCAGAAAAAAACATATCaagtaacttttttaaaaacagCCAATAGTTCAACCAATGGTATAGTTCATGGATTCTTGAAATGGACTAGTAATAGGCACTCTGTAAGAAGTCCAATTGCAGTTGTGCTACTAGAAATTGCAATGGATATCTAGACTCGTTTcgtttttaaaaatgatttgatcCATGTAATAAGCCTGCATTCATTGTTTGAATCCAAAATGTAGAATGAATGCAGAAAGTACTCATTATATTCTATTATTCTTGTGTTACTTTCATTTCAGAGAGAGCTACTATTTTTTCTATTCTCTTCTTTCACTTTACATTATCAAACTTTCGCGTATAGGAGAAATAATGCTGCGGTTGAGGGGGTTTATCACAAGTCAAGCGGAAAAAAACAGAATTATTGAAGCTCGAGCTAGTTCAGGCTCAGCCACAATGGAAAATGGAATTGGACAGACCGATTACATTTACAACTATCCGCTGTACTTGCAAGTTTCAGGTTCTGATCACTTGATTTCTATCAAACATACAGTGCTAAAACAATTATGCCTTGTGGAGTAGGTCGCTGAGATAAGATCTCCCGTCCAACAACAAGCTGAATTTGCACAGAAACGGTTATAAAATGGATTTTGAGTCTAGCtcaacccaaaagctagctcaggAGGTGAGAATTGCTCAAGTCATATAAGAAAACCAAGTCCCCGTGGCCCCACCCCTCAGCCGACGAGGGGGACTCAACACCCCCCACATGCCTAGGCCTGCCAACTGGTGCTTGAACAATATAAATGGGGCCCAACATTGGTGAAACAAAGGATTCGGATGGGTTCGTCTCTGATACAACCACCAACCTTACCCCTATGGGGGCCATCATCAGTAAACAAGAATTGAGATGGGTCCTACTCTGATGacatattatatatgaaatggATCTTGGGCATAACTCAACCACGAAAGCTAGCTCAAGAGGCGAGGCTTGTCTGTGCCCCACCCCTCAGCCTTAGCCAATGAGGGTAACTCAATCAAAATAAGAACAAGTAAAAGCATGTTTGAATTTGATCTACAACTAATACCATTTAGCACAGGGAATAATTTGATCTACAACTAATACGATTTCACACCGCGTTAATCCCATTAAACGAGGAAGCactacattaaaaataatgaaaaaataggttcttaaatatattagcaatattcaacatgaatttgatgtttgtcattatcacataactcaagaacatctattgaatgaattattcagaaaataataaataatttgttccttaatcaacattaaaatgaaaataaagaagaaaattaggaTTTATATACAAAGACATTTCGTAAGAAAAGGAACATatttaagttgcatagattaTACAGTTGTGGTATATGTCTTCgggaaaaaatcaaaaaattgttaacaacttcaaaaaaaaaaagaaattacgctTAAGCATGAAAACAATTATAACTTTTCAACTTGCATAATGAACTTCTTCAATTGTTAAGTGAGAAACTTCATctttatgtaaaaatagataatatgtaatataacagttttaagttatagaattttatatagaatatcaaaatatgaattcttGGAACAAAgcacaataattattttctgcacaatgaatatacctactatatatgtgtatgttgaATATAACTAGAGACAATAACTTtgtagaaacataaacaacaaagttcaAAACATGTACCccaaaacaacaattaatatcataagcataaattaatgattgtaaaaaaatatcaggatatataaaaatagaatgaaatagaaaggaaaGAATCGAGTCCACTGAATGCACAttgtccccttaagaaaattattctccTCTAATATACCTAAGGTTTAAAGAATTAGATCCTCTTCGGATGAAACGATTGTATTCACCAGCGTATTAATACAAAAACAATAGTGTCAGTAAGCCACTCAATAGgagcaaagtacacaaatatttattgtgttgaagacgaagaagaacttcagaattttcgttgttttaaaattagaggaaatccctttatttatagacaacaaagggtagtatgAACAAATTCTTATTATGCCTTATCGGAAATGTCACAACTCTTCGAAAAAGTCACATTCCTTCAAAAAGATCAGAACCTTTCATAAACGTcataatctttcataaaagtcgcaagtttttcataaaaatcaaaacttttcatgagAGGAAAAGacaagttttgaaaataaataaattaaaaggaaatccTGATTTGTGATGGCGCCATGTAGGCGGACCTAGAATTTCGATCCCCTATGGGAAAATTACACAACAAAGCaaagttatatatttaattactcattatagttatagtttgttataattaccactccaactaacattatacattaatgggaaacttacataaatatactataataaaaaaatatttaccatttataacaataacatttttttttcacttgaccacttttaattcatttataatacaagtttaatacatattacaaagaacaatttatcattcacatatagtacaagttttaatgatgcaTAATGCATTTATCAaacattttaatacaattataatacaatatgacaatttttttagcAAACAAACATactatatttcaaaaataattataattcaaatatattgcatacataattcacttttaatatatattacagatttatcatcatattgctataaatggtttAAAACAAAacgtatcgctaaaatcagtaattattttttaaaatgtattaatttatataatttttcctacATTATTACGTGAGCTGACTTGAAGTTTGTATAATcagtcacgtttgtatatgtataattcgccagaatatacaaataatatgtataacatacaattatttaacctatgtacatatataattcacctctctcccctctctcactcgcctctctccttcctccCCCAatttcgctcgcctctctcctccctcttccaATCTCGTTTTCcctatatacaaatgtatatgtataatatacaattatatacatatacaattcaccgctctcccactctctgccctctctcactcacgtctctcctccctctcccaatctcgctcgcctctctcctcctctcccaatttcgctcgcctctctcccccCTTTTCCTATCTTGtccgcctctctcctccctctcccactCTCTCTtaccatatatacaaatacttatgtataatatacaattatctaaccgatatacatatacaattcacctttctcccactgtTTTCCTCCTCTCTCTCGcatctctcctctctctcccagtttcgcacgcctctctcctccatataacatgtagctacgaattcTAATTATCAAACATAATTATTGagagtaattaaattattttgaagtgaCTAAATATGAAAGTTCCCCTTATGTTTGTTGTATATGAAAGTTGTTCAATAAAAATCCACTAGAAACACAGCCCAACAATAACCAAGTAAGGCCCAAGTTAGCCAGTTTCTTCACACAACAACATGTTCACACTAATCTATTAggttttcatctttattttatcCTCTAACATCTCAATAGGCAAAATTCCAATTTGCTAGATTGGTTTCACCATTTTCAACTAAAGCTCCTTTTtgaaaagtgatttttttttggaaaagactcaaatatgtcattaaacttttagaaaagacttatgaccttccaaatgggtcggacgggccgtgatggccaaccggatgcaaagacaaggtcttgacNNNNNNNNNNNNNNNNNNNNNNNNNNNNNNNNNNNNNNNNNNNNNNNNNNNNNNNNNNNNNNNNNNNNNNNNNNNNNNNNNNNNNNNNNNNNNNNNNNNNNNNNNNNNNNNNNNNNNNNNNNNNNNNNNNNNNNNNNNNNNNNNNNNNNNNNNNNNNNNNNNNNNNNNNNNNNNNNNNNNNNNNNNNNNNNNNNNNNNNNNNNNNNNNNNNNNNNNNNNNNNNNNNNNNNNNNNNNNNNNNNNNNNNNNNNNNNNNNNNNNNNNNNNNNNNNNNNNNNNNNNNNNNNNNNNNNNNNNNNNNNNNNNNNNNNNNNNNNNNNNNNNNNNNNNNNNNNNNNNNNNNNNNNNNNNNNNNNNNNNNNNNNNNNNNNNNNNNNNNNNNNNNNNNNNNNNNNNNNNNNNNNNNNNNNNNNNNNNNNNNNNNNNNNNNNNNNNNNNNNNNNNNNNNNNNNNNNNNNNNNNNNNNNNNNNNNNNNNNNNNNNNNNNNNNNNNNNNNNNNNNNNNNNNNNNNNNNNNNNNNNNNNNNNNNNNNNNNNNNNNNNNNNNNNNNNNNNNNNNNNNNNNNNNNNNNNNNNNNNNNNNNNNNNNNNNNNNNNNNNNNNNNNNNNNNNNNNNNNNNNNNNNNNNNNNNNNNNNNNNNNNNNNNNNNNNNNNNNNNNNNNNNNNNNNNNNNNNNNNNNNNNNNNNNNNNNNNNNNNNNNNNNNNNNNNNNNNNNNNNNNNNNNNNNNNNNNNNNNNNNNNNNNNNNNNNNNNNNNNNNNNNNNNNNNNNNNNNNNNNNNNNNNNNNNNNNNNNNNNNNNNNNNNNNNNNNNNNNNNNNNNNNNNNNNNNNNNNNNNNNNNNNNNNNNNNNNNNNNNNNNNNNNNNNNNNNNNNNNNNNNNNNNNNNNNNNNNNNNNNNNNNNNNNNNNNNNNNNNNNNNNNNNNNNNNNNNNNNNNNNNNNNNNNNNNNNNNNNNNNNNNNNNNNNNNNNNNNNNNNNNNNNNNNNNNNNNNNNNNNNNNNNNNNNNNNNNNNNNNNNNNNNNNNNNNNNNNNNNNNNNNNNNNNNNNNNNNNNNNNNNNNNNNNNNNNNNNNNNNNNNNNNNNNNNNNNNNNNNNNNNNNNNNNNNNNNNNNNNNNNNNNNNNNNNNNNNNNNNNNNNNNNNNNNNNNNNNNNNNNNNNNNNNNNNNNNNNNNNNNNNNNNNNNNNNNNNNNNNNNNNNNNNNNNNNNNNNNNNNNNNNNNNNNNNNNNNNNNNNNNNNNNNNNNNNNNNNNNNNNNNNNNNNNNNNNNNNNNNNNNNNNNNNNNNNNNNNNNNNNNNNNNNNNNNNNNNNNNNNNNNNNNNNNNNNNNNNNNNNNNNNNNNNNNNNNNNNNNNNNNNNNNNNNNNNNNNNNNNNNNNNNNNNNNNNNNNNNNNNNNNNNNNNNNNNNNNNNNNNNNNNNNNNNNNNNNNNNNNNNNNNNNNNNNNNNNNNNNNNNNNNNNNNNNNNNNNNNNNNNNNNNNNNNNNNNNNNNNNNNNNNNNNNNNNNNNNNNNNNNNNNNNNNNNNNNNNNNNNNNNNNNNNNNNNNNNNNNNNNNNNNNNNNNNNNNNNNNNNNNNNNNNNNNNNNNNNNNNNNNNNNNNNNNNNNNNNNNNNNNNNNNNNNNNNNNNNNNNNNNNNNNNNNNNNNNNNNNNNNNNNNNNNNNNNNNNNNNNNNNNNNNNNNNNNNNNNNNNNNNNNNNNNNNNNNNNNNNNNNNNNNNNNNNNNNNNNNNNNNNNNNNNNNNNNNNNNNNNNNNNNNNNNNNNNNNNNNNNNNNNNNNNNNNNNNNNNNNNNNNNNNNNNNNNNNNNNNNNNNNNNNNNNNNNNNNNNNNNNNNNNNNNNNNNNNNNNNNNNNNNNNNNNNNNNNNNNNNNNNNNNNNNNNNNNNNNNNNNNNNNNNNNNNNNNNNNNNNNNNNNNNNNNNNNNNNNNNNNNNNNNNNNNNNNNNNNNNNNNNNNNNNNNNNNNNNNNNNNNNNNNNNNNNNNNNNNNNNNNNNNNNNNNNNNNNNNNNNNNNNNNNNNNNNNNNNNNNNNNNNNNNNNNNNNNNNNNNNNNNNNNNNNNNNNNNNNNNNNNNNNNNNNNNNNNNNNNNNNNNNNNNNNNNNNNNNNNNNNNNNNNNNNNNNNNNNNNNNNNNNNNNNNNNNNNNNNNNNNNNNNNNNNNNNNNNNNNNNNNNNNNNNNNNNNNNNNNNNNNNNNNNNNNNNNNNNNNNNNNNNNNNNNNNNNNNNNNNNNNNNNNNNNNNNNNNNNNNNNNNNNNNNNNNNNNNNNNNNNNNNNNNNNNNNNNNNNNNNNNNNNNNNNNNNNNNNNNNNNNNNNNNNNNNNNNNNNNNNNNNNNNNNNNNNNNNNNNNNNNNNNNNNNNNNNNNNNNNNNNNNNNNNNNNNNNNNNNNNNNNNNNNNNNNNNNNNNNNNNNNNNNNNNNNNNNNNNNNNNNNNNNNNNNNNNNNNNNNNNNNNNNNNNNNNNNNNNNNNNNNNNNNNNNNNNNNNNNNNNNNNNNNNNNNNNNNNNNNNNNNNNNNNNNNNNNNNNNNNNNNNNNNNNNNNNNNNNNNNNNNNNNNNNNNNNNNNNNNNNNNNNNNNNNNNNNNNNNNNNNNNNNNNNNNNNNNNNNNNNNNNNNNNNNNNNNNNNNNNNNNNNNNNNNNNNNNNNNNNNNNNNNNNNNNNNNNNNNNNNNNNNNNNNNNNNNNNNNNNNNNNNNNNNNNNNNNNNNNNNNNNNNNNNNNNNNNNNNNNNNNNNNNNNNNNNNNNNNNNNNNNNNNNNNNNNNNNNNNNNNNNNNNNNNNNNNNNNNNNNNNNNNNNNNNNNNNNNNNNNNNNNNNNNNNNNNNNNNNNNNNNNNNNNNNNNNNNNNNNNNNNNNNNNNNNNNNNNNNNNNNNNNNNNNNNNNNNNNNNNNNNNNNNNNNNNNNNNNNNNNNNNNNNNNNNNNNNNNNNNNNNNNNNNNNNNNNNNNNNNNNNNNNNNNNNNNNNNNNNNNNNNNNNNNNNNNNNNNNNNNNNNNNNNNNNNNNNNNNNNNNNNNNNNNNNNNNNNNNNNNNNNNNNNNNNNNNNNNNNNNNNNNNNNNNNNNNNNNNNNNNNNNNNNNNNNNNNNNNNNNNNNNNNNNNNNNNNNNNNNNNNNNNNNNNNNNNNNNNNNNNNNNNNNNNNNNNNNNNNNNNNNNNNNNNNNNNNNNNNNNNNNNNNNNNNNNNNNNNNNNNNNNNNNNNNNNNNNNNNNNNNNNNNNNNNNNNNNNNNNNNNNNNNNNNNNNNNNNNNNNNNNNNNNNNNNNNNNNNNNNNNNNNNNNNNNNNNNNNNNNNNNNNNNNNNNNNNNNNNNNNNNNNNNNNNNNNNNNNNNNNNNNNNNNNNNNNNNNNNNNNNNNNNNNNNNNNNNNNNNNNNNNNNNNNNNNNNNNNNNNNNNNNNNNNNNNNNNNNNNNNNNNNNNNNNNNNNNNNNNNNNNNNNNNNNNNNNNNNNNNNNNNNNNNNNNNNNNNNNNNNNNNNNNNNNNNNNNNNNNNNNNNNNNNNNNNNNNNNNNNNNNNNNNNNNNNNNNNNNNNNNNNNNNNNNNNNNNNNNNNNNNNNNNNNNNNNNNNNNNNNNNNNNNNNNNNNNNNNNNNNNNNNNNNNNNNNNNNNNNNNNNNNNNNNNNNNNNNNNNNNNNNNNNNNNNNNNNNNNNNNNNNNNNNNNNNNNNNNNNNNNNNNNNNNNNNNNNNNNNNNNNNNNNNNNNNNNNNNNNNNNNNNNNNNNNNNNNNNNNNNNNNNNNNNNNNNNNNNNNNNNNNNNNNNNNNNNNNNNNNNNNNNNNNNNNNNNNNNNNNNNNNNNNNNNNNNNNNNNNNNNNNNNNNNNNNNNNNNNNNNNNNNNNNNNNNNNNNNNNNNNNNNNNNNNNNNNNNNNNNNNNNNNNNNNNNNNNNNNNNNNNNNNNNNNNNNNNNNNNNNNNNNNNNNNNNNNNNNNNNNNNNNNNNNNNNNNNNNNNNNNNNNNNNNNNNNNNNNNNNNNNNNNNNNNNNNNNNNNNNNNNNNNNNNNNNNNNNNNNNNNNNNNNNNNNNNNNNNNNNNNNNNNNNNNNNNNNNNNNNNNNNNNNNNNNNNNNNNNNNNNNNNNNNNNNNNNNNNNNNNNNNNNNNNNNNNNNNNNNNNNNNNNNNNNNNNNNNNNNNNNNNNNNNNNNNNNNNNNNNNNNNNNNNNNNNNNNNNNNNNNNNNNNNNNNNNNNNNNNNNNNNNNNNNNNNNNNNNNNNNNNNNNNNNNNNNNNNNNNNNNNNNNNNNNNNNNNNNNNNNNNNNNNNNNNNNNNNNNNNNNNNNNNNNNNNNNNNNNNNNNNNNNNNNNNNNNNNNNNNNNNNNNNNNNNNNNNNNNNNNNNNNNNNNNNNNNNNNNNNNNNNNNNNNNNNNNNNNNNNNNNNNNNNNNNNNNNNNNNNNNNNNNNNNNNNNNNNNNNNNNNNNNNNNNNNNNNNNNNNNNNNNNNNNNNNNNNNNNNNNNNNNNNNNNNNNNNNNNNNNNNNNNNNNNNNNNNNNNNNNNNNNNNNNNNNNNNNNNNNNNNNNNNNNNNNNNNNNNNNNNNNNNNNNNNNNNNNNNNNNNNNNNNNNNNNNNNNNNNNNNNNNNNNNNNNNNNNNNNNNNNNNNNNNNNNNNNNNNNNNNNNNNNNNNNNNNNNNNNNNNNNNNNNNNNNNNNNNNNNNNNNNNNNNNNNNNNNNNNNNNNNNNNNNNNNNNNNNNNNNNNNNNNNNNNNNNNNNNNNNNNNNNNNNNNNNNNNNNNNNNNNNNNNNNNNNNNNNNNNNNNNNNNNNNNNNNNNNNNNNNNNNNNNNNNNNNNNNNNNNNNNNNNNNNNNNNNNNNNNNNNNNNNNNNNNNNNNNNNNNNNNNNNNNNNNNNNNNNNNNNNNNNNNNNNNNNNNNNNNNNNNNNNNNNNNNNNNNNNNNNNNNNNNNNNNNNNNNNNNNNNNNNNNNNNNNNNNNNNNNNNNNNNNNNNNNNNNNNNNNNNNNNNNNNNNNNNNNNNNNNNNNNNNNNNNNNNNNNNNNNNNNNNNNNNNNNNNNNNNNNNNNNNNNNNNNNNNNNNNNNNNNNNNNNNNNNNNNNNNNNNNNNNNNNNNNNNNNNNNNNNNNNNNNNNNNNNNNNNNNNNNNNNNNNNNNNNNNNNNNNNNNNNNNNNNNNNNNNNNNNNNNNNNNNNNNNNNNNNNNNNNNNNNNNNNNNNNNNNNNNNNNNNNNNNNNNNNNNNNNNNNNNNNNNNNNNNNNNNNNNNNNNNNNNNNNNNNNNNNNNNNNNNNNNNNNNNNNNNNNNNNNNNNNNNNNNNNNNNNNNNNNNNNNNNNNNNNNNNNNNNNNNNNNNNNNNNNNNNNNNNNNNNNNNNNNNNNNNNNNNNNNNNNNNNNNNNNNNNNNNNNNNNNNNNNNNNNNNNNNNNNNNNNNNNNNNNNNNNNNNNNNNNNNNNNNNNNNNNNNNNNNNNNNNNNNNNNNNNNNNNNNNNNNNNNNNNNNNNNNNNNNNNNNNNNNNNNNNNNNNNNNNNNNNNNNNNNNNNNNNNNNNNNNNNNNNNNNNNNNNNNNNNNNNNNNNNNNNNNNNNNNNNNNNNNNNNNNNNNNNNNNNNNNNNNNNNNNNNNNNNNNNNNNNNNNNNNNNNNN is part of the Solanum pennellii chromosome 8, SPENNV200 genome and harbors:
- the LOC107028194 gene encoding subtilisin-like protease SBT1.7 — protein: MKLLNILLVLFIVSCLSWPSMQSDLETYIVQVESPESQVSTQSMSMDLESWYNSFLPKSIESTSSSEEVPRLIYSYHNVMKGFAARLSAEQVKEMEKKSGFVNAWPEKILSLHTTRTPSFLGLKQNIGLWRDSNYGKGVIIGVLDSGIFPDHPSFSDKGMPPPPAKWKGKCESNFTTKCNNKLIGARTFPKENGSPIDDDGHGTHTASIAAGGFVKGANVYGNANGTAVGVAPLAHLAIYKVCDSFGCSDSGILAAMDVAIDDGVDILSLSLGSSTSPFHSDSIALGAYSATQRGIFVSCSAGNSGPSEHTVANEAPWILTVGASSLDRKFKATVELGNKKVFEGESAFHSKFFSTKFFPLFDPSLTAIDSDSSYCGPGMLTDLAVKGKIVLCLIGGGYTRISKGQSVKDAGGVGMILINNFEDGFTTSADAHVLPAMDVTYEDGMKIIDYVNSTKKHVARIAFHGTILGDKNAPVVAGFSSRGPSIATRGILKPDIIGPGVNILAAWPTSMENNTNTKSTFNIISGTSMSCPHLSGVAALLKSAHPTWSPAAIKSAIMTTAYTVNLANNPIIDETLLPANIYAIGAGHVNPSRANDPGLIYDTPFKDYLRYLCGLNYTNRQVGNLLQHKVDCSEVKSIPEAQLNYPSFSIMLRENPQTYTRTVTKVGEAKSSYIVEIVSPQGVSVTVTPSTLKFSKMNQKKTYQVTFLKTANSSTNGIVHGFLKWTSNRHSVRSPIAVVLLEIAMDI